From the Halalkalicoccus sp. CGA53 genome, one window contains:
- the ileS gene encoding isoleucine--tRNA ligase — MRERFAAVSDQYDPEAVEERVFEYWDEVDAYERARENREGAERFFFLDGPPYTSGAAHMGTTWNKTLKDAYIRHLRMRGYDVTDRPGYDMHGLPIETKVEEKLGFENKKDIEAFGMENFIEECKEFADEQLEGLQEDFVSFGVWMDWENPYKTVTPEYMEAAWWGFSQAHERGLVTQGKRSISQCPRCETGIANNEVEYEDVEDPSIYVKFPLRERDGSLVAWTTTPWTVPGNTFVAVDGELTYQGVRAERDGESEVLWIAEECVEEVLSKGRYEGYEVVEELSGEEMVGWQYDHPLAEEVPDHPQGEGAGQVYTADYVEADRTGLVHSAPGHGEEDFRRGSELGLEIVCPVGGDGVFTEGAGEYEGEFVRDANEAIRADLDAKGLLLADERYVHSYGHCWRCDTGIIQIVTDQWFIEITEIKEELLENIDDSEWYPSWARENRFRDFVENAPDWNVSRQRYWGVPIPIWVPEERLDTGEANLDEEMIVVGTREELADRVDQDVDPGEVDLHRPTVDDLTITEGGTTYRRVPDVFDVWLDSSVASWGTLDYPESDEQFEELWPADLIMEAHDQTRGWFWSQLGMGTAAVGQVPYEDVLMHGWALDSDGRKMSKSLGNIVEPREAISRHGSDVMRLFLLSVNPQGEDLRFSWDEMATMERTLNICWNSFRFALPYMRLDGFDPDAVTLEAVEDDLELVDEWLLARLQTTIDEMTEAWDAYRQDRALSALTEFVVRDVSRFYIQVVRERMWAEEHSSEKLAAYATLYHTLHTVSVLLAPYAPFLAEEMYGTFTGESGHPTVHMCDWPESEEYWADEELEADVSFLRAAEEAGANARQQAERKLRWPVKRIVVATEEAGLVGAVERHGDLLADRLNAREVVLVGPGDRWEELAYSARVDMSLLGPAFGEQAGVVMGAANDAEIDEPSVETLSRAVSEEVGEEVELTEEMVEFVEKTPEDVAGTEITREGEGFGVVYVDATLTEGIESEGYAREVIRRVQQRRKELDLDIEAPIRLEYEIEDDRVADLVAQHEELIAEEVRAEELGTVSPDTEKERWDVEGVRLRIAVEPLAEVSP, encoded by the coding sequence ATGAGAGAACGGTTCGCGGCGGTCTCCGACCAGTACGACCCGGAGGCGGTCGAAGAACGGGTCTTCGAGTACTGGGACGAGGTAGACGCCTACGAGCGGGCGAGAGAGAACCGCGAGGGCGCAGAGCGCTTTTTCTTCCTCGACGGGCCGCCGTACACCTCCGGCGCGGCGCACATGGGGACGACGTGGAACAAGACGCTCAAAGACGCCTACATCCGCCACCTCCGGATGCGCGGCTACGACGTCACCGACCGGCCGGGCTACGACATGCACGGTCTGCCGATCGAGACGAAGGTCGAGGAGAAACTCGGCTTCGAGAACAAGAAGGACATCGAGGCGTTCGGGATGGAGAACTTCATCGAGGAGTGCAAGGAGTTCGCCGACGAACAGCTCGAAGGATTACAGGAGGACTTCGTCTCCTTCGGCGTCTGGATGGACTGGGAGAACCCCTATAAGACCGTCACGCCGGAGTACATGGAGGCGGCGTGGTGGGGCTTCTCGCAGGCACACGAGCGTGGGCTGGTGACACAGGGAAAGCGCTCGATCAGCCAGTGTCCCCGCTGTGAGACCGGGATCGCGAACAACGAGGTCGAGTACGAGGACGTCGAGGACCCCTCGATCTACGTCAAGTTCCCTCTCAGGGAGAGAGACGGCTCGCTCGTCGCCTGGACGACGACGCCGTGGACGGTCCCCGGCAACACCTTCGTCGCGGTCGACGGCGAGCTGACCTACCAGGGCGTCCGTGCGGAACGAGACGGCGAGAGCGAGGTGCTCTGGATCGCGGAGGAGTGCGTCGAGGAGGTGCTGTCGAAGGGCCGGTACGAGGGCTACGAGGTGGTCGAGGAGCTCTCCGGCGAGGAGATGGTCGGCTGGCAGTACGACCACCCGCTGGCCGAGGAGGTCCCCGACCACCCGCAGGGCGAGGGAGCGGGCCAGGTCTACACCGCCGACTACGTCGAGGCCGATCGAACTGGACTCGTTCACTCTGCACCCGGCCACGGTGAGGAGGACTTCCGGCGCGGGAGCGAACTCGGCCTGGAGATCGTCTGTCCGGTCGGCGGCGACGGCGTGTTCACCGAAGGTGCAGGGGAGTACGAAGGCGAGTTCGTCCGGGACGCGAACGAGGCGATCCGCGCCGACCTCGACGCGAAGGGCTTGCTCCTGGCCGACGAGCGCTACGTCCACAGCTACGGCCACTGCTGGCGCTGCGATACGGGCATCATCCAGATCGTCACCGACCAGTGGTTCATCGAGATCACCGAGATCAAAGAGGAGCTGCTCGAGAACATCGACGACAGCGAGTGGTACCCCTCGTGGGCGCGCGAGAACCGCTTTCGCGACTTCGTCGAGAACGCCCCCGACTGGAACGTCTCCAGACAGCGCTACTGGGGCGTGCCGATCCCGATCTGGGTTCCGGAAGAACGCCTGGACACGGGTGAGGCGAACCTCGACGAAGAGATGATCGTCGTCGGCACACGCGAGGAACTCGCAGACCGGGTCGACCAGGACGTCGATCCGGGCGAGGTCGACCTCCACCGCCCGACCGTCGACGACCTGACGATCACCGAGGGCGGGACCACCTACCGCCGCGTCCCTGACGTCTTCGACGTCTGGCTCGACTCCTCGGTGGCTTCCTGGGGCACCCTCGACTACCCCGAGAGCGACGAGCAGTTCGAGGAGCTCTGGCCCGCCGACCTGATCATGGAGGCCCACGACCAGACCCGCGGCTGGTTCTGGTCACAGCTCGGGATGGGCACCGCCGCGGTCGGGCAGGTGCCCTACGAGGACGTGCTGATGCACGGCTGGGCGCTCGATTCCGACGGGCGAAAGATGTCGAAGTCGCTCGGCAACATCGTCGAGCCGCGCGAGGCGATCTCCCGCCACGGCTCGGACGTGATGCGCCTGTTCCTCCTCTCGGTGAACCCCCAGGGTGAGGACTTGCGCTTCTCGTGGGACGAGATGGCGACGATGGAGCGGACGCTCAACATCTGCTGGAACTCGTTTCGGTTCGCACTGCCCTATATGCGGCTGGACGGGTTCGACCCGGACGCGGTCACGCTGGAAGCGGTAGAGGATGACCTCGAACTCGTCGACGAGTGGCTCCTGGCGAGACTCCAGACCACGATCGACGAGATGACCGAGGCGTGGGACGCCTACAGACAGGACCGCGCGCTCTCCGCGCTCACCGAGTTCGTCGTCCGTGACGTCTCTCGCTTCTACATCCAGGTCGTCCGCGAACGGATGTGGGCCGAGGAGCACAGTAGCGAGAAGCTCGCGGCGTACGCGACGCTCTATCACACGCTGCACACCGTCTCGGTGCTGCTCGCGCCGTACGCACCGTTCCTCGCCGAGGAGATGTACGGCACGTTCACCGGAGAGAGCGGTCACCCGACGGTCCACATGTGCGACTGGCCCGAGAGCGAGGAGTACTGGGCCGACGAGGAGTTAGAGGCGGACGTCTCGTTCCTCCGAGCGGCCGAAGAGGCCGGCGCGAACGCCCGACAGCAGGCCGAGCGGAAGCTCCGGTGGCCGGTGAAGCGGATCGTCGTCGCCACCGAGGAGGCGGGGCTCGTCGGTGCCGTCGAACGCCACGGCGACCTCCTCGCCGACCGGCTGAACGCGCGGGAAGTCGTCCTCGTCGGGCCGGGCGATCGCTGGGAGGAACTCGCCTACAGCGCGCGGGTCGACATGAGCCTCCTGGGACCGGCGTTCGGCGAGCAGGCCGGCGTCGTGATGGGTGCGGCGAACGACGCGGAGATCGATGAACCCTCGGTCGAGACGCTCTCGAGAGCCGTCTCCGAGGAGGTCGGCGAGGAGGTCGAACTCACCGAGGAGATGGTCGAGTTCGTCGAGAAGACGCCCGAAGACGTCGCCGGCACGGAGATCACCCGCGAGGGCGAGGGCTTCGGCGTCGTCTACGTCGACGCGACGCTCACCGAAGGGATCGAGAGCGAGGGCTACGCCCGCGAGGTGATCCGGCGGGTCCAGCAGAGACGGAAGGAACTCGATCTGGACATCGAGGCGCCGATCCGTCTCGAATACGAGATCGAAGACGACCGCGTCGCCGATCTGGTCGCCCAGCACGAAGAGCTGATCGCGGAGGAGGTGCGAGCCGAAGAACTGGGTACCGTGTCCCCCGATACCGAAAAGGAGCGGTGGGACGTCGAGGGCGTGCGGCTGAGGATCGCCGTCGAGCCGCTCGCCGAGGTTTCGCCCTAA
- the prs gene encoding ribose-phosphate diphosphokinase: MIVAGSVSQSLAAALSLELDRPLAVAEYDRFPDGEQTVAIPALAENDASEAVLVASTPTDAAHVELLLLQDAIREAGVEHLTTVLPYMGYARQDAAFEPGQALSARAMARAASASTDRVLTVNPHEEAVCEFFDVPAGAVDAARSLADPLPAGLTDPLFLAPDDGAVGIAETVADAYGGGEVDHFEKTRHSGTEVEIAPSDATVEGRDVVIADDIVATGTTMAEAISALDMPPRVFVTCVHGVLAGNARTKLAKAGVSCVWATDTLERAESVASVAPALAKALD, from the coding sequence ATGATCGTCGCCGGCTCCGTCTCCCAGTCGCTCGCGGCCGCCCTCTCTCTCGAACTGGACCGTCCGCTCGCCGTCGCGGAGTACGACCGGTTCCCGGACGGCGAGCAGACGGTCGCGATTCCGGCGCTCGCCGAGAACGACGCCAGCGAGGCGGTCCTGGTCGCCTCGACGCCGACCGACGCGGCCCACGTCGAACTCCTCCTGCTCCAGGACGCGATCCGCGAGGCGGGCGTCGAACACCTCACGACAGTCCTCCCCTACATGGGCTACGCCCGACAGGACGCGGCCTTCGAGCCGGGTCAGGCCCTCTCGGCGCGGGCGATGGCACGCGCCGCGAGCGCCTCGACCGATCGAGTCCTCACGGTAAATCCCCACGAGGAGGCCGTCTGCGAGTTCTTCGACGTCCCCGCGGGAGCTGTCGACGCCGCACGCTCTCTCGCCGATCCCCTGCCGGCGGGGCTGACCGACCCGCTCTTCCTCGCGCCCGACGACGGGGCGGTCGGGATCGCCGAGACGGTCGCCGACGCCTACGGAGGCGGCGAGGTCGACCACTTCGAGAAGACGAGACACTCCGGGACCGAGGTCGAGATTGCCCCGAGCGACGCGACCGTCGAGGGGCGGGACGTGGTGATCGCCGACGACATCGTCGCGACGGGCACGACGATGGCCGAGGCGATCTCGGCACTCGATATGCCACCGAGAGTGTTCGTGACCTGCGTCCACGGCGTGCTCGCGGGCAACGCGAGGACGAAACTCGCGAAGGCGGGCGTCTCCTGCGTCTGGGCGACCGACACGCTCGAACGCGCCGAGAGCGTCGCGAGCGTCGCGCCCGCGCTCGCGAAAGCGCTGGATTAG